One genomic region from Salvia hispanica cultivar TCC Black 2014 chromosome 2, UniMelb_Shisp_WGS_1.0, whole genome shotgun sequence encodes:
- the LOC125204122 gene encoding DNA repair protein RadA-like produces MITLRSLHLHRTLRFLSIRNPNPIITCSVSPNYPQSPKKFHSTPQRHFPSTTAAAADADAPTTYGWSALHSPPPPPAASSPQQTPAVQTVYDPATGRLVTKRNRHGAKEPESGGAKAEIKPIAEVGSRVYGDVIGSSSVRSSGIKKKKSRSVHVCSSCGYSDGQWWGTCKQCGEVGTMKRFTTESAGRKVSGVRVSDNAVRSWVLREAAPVKLTDVYGRVDNSNWRIPLHGEFGDEVERVLGGGLVPGSLVLVGGDPGVGKSTLLLQVAALIAERIGRVIYVSGEESVEQIGNRAGRLSIETEELFLQSSTDVEDILEQAQRLSPKALVIDSIQTVYLNGVTGSSGGDVQVKECTAALQRFAKKTNIPVLLIGHVTKTGDIAGPRVLEHIVDVVLYLEGEKFSSHRLLRSVKNRFGSTEELGVFKMSQSGLQGVLNPSEMFLADPHSDSDYLAGLAVAVIMDGSRAFLIEVQALCVSSSSSVVRHVNGVQGSRADMIISVIIKQAGLKLQENGIFLNVVSGVSLTETAGDLAIAAAICSSFLESPIPRGIAFIAEVGLGGELRMVSQLEKRVSTVAKLGYKKCIVPKLAANSLSEMQGGPETMEIVGCNNLKEMINSVFTSNW; encoded by the exons ATGATTACACTCCGATCGCTCCATCTCCACCGAACTCTCCGATTCCTCTCAATCCGAAACCCTAATCCCATCATCACCTGCTCCGTATCCCCAAATTACCCTCAATCCCCAAAAAAATTCCACTCCACTCCCCAACGCCACTTCCcctccaccaccgccgccgccgccgacgcCGATGCGCCCACCACCTACGGCTGGTCCGCCCTCCACAGTCCTCCTCCGCCTCCCGCCGCCTCATCTCCTCAGCAAACCCCCGCCGTTCAGACCGTCTACGACCCCGCCACCGGCCGCCTCGTCACCAAGCGCAACCGTCACGGCGCCAAGGAGCCCGAATCCGGCGGCGCGAAGGCTGAAATCAAGCCGATTGCGGAAGTCGGGAGCAGAGTGTACGGGGATGTGATTGGAAGCAGTAGCGTTAGGAGCAGCGGgattaagaagaagaagagccgGAGCGTCCATGTGTGCTCGAGCTGCGGCTACTCGGATGGGCAGTGGTGGGGCACGTGCAAGCAGTGCGGGGAAGTCGGCACGATGAAGCGGTTCACCACCGAGAGCGCGGGCCGGAAGGTCTCCGGTGTGCGGGTGTCGGATAATGCTGTAAGGTCATGGGTGCTGAGGGAGGCCGCGCCTGTGAAGCTGACTGATGTTTACGGCCGGGTTGATAATTCGAATTGGCGAATTCCTCT GCATGGTGAATTTGGGGATGAAGTGGAGAGGGTGCTTGGTGGCGGTTTAGTCCCAG GTTCTTTAGTATTAGTAGGTGGAGATCCTGGTGTTGGTAAAAGCACATTATTGTTACAG GTTGCTGCTTTGATAGCGGAACGGATTGGACGAGTCATATATGTATCTGGGGAAGAG AGTGTTGAGCAAATTGGGAACAGAGCTGGCCGTCTTTCTATTGAGACTGAAGAACTTTTTTTGCAGTCAAGTACTGATGTCGAA GATATTCTAGAACAGGCTCAGCGTCTTTCTCCAAAGGCTTTAGTTATTGATTCTATTCAGACAGTCTACTTAAATGGAGTGACAGGAAGTTCTGGAGGCGACGTGCAG GTTAAAGAGTGCACTGCAGCCTTACAAAGGTTTGCTAAGAAGACAAACATCCCCGTGCTTTTG ATTGGTCATGTGACTAAAACCGGAGATATAGCTGGACCTCGTGTGCTGGAGCACATCGTGGATGTAGTTTTATATTTGGAA GGGGAGAAATTTTCATCACATCGGCTACTTCGATCAGTGAAGAATCGGTTTGGCTCCACCGAAGAG CTTGGAGTTTTCAAAATGTCACAGTCAGGCCTTCAAGGAGTTTTGAATCCCAGTGAGATGTTTTTAGCTGATCCGCACTCTGATTCAGACTACCTAGCTGGGCTGGCTGTAGCGGTAATTATGGATGGGTCTCGAGCATTTCTCATTGAAGTTCAG GCCCTATGTGTATCCAGCAGCTCTTCAGTTGTGCGTCATGTAAATGGTGTTCAAGGTAGCAGGGCTGACATGATTATTTCA GTTATTATCAAGCAAGCTGGACTTAAGCTACAAGAGAAT GGCATCTTTCTTAATGTCGTCAGTGGAGTTAGCCTGACGGAGACGGCTGGTGATCTAGCAATAGCAGCCGCAATTTGCAGCAG CTTCTTAGAATCCCCCATACCACGCGGCATAGCATTCATTGCAGAAGTTGGTCTCGGCGGTGAACTTCGTATG GTATCGCAACTGGAGAAACGAGTAAGCACGGTGGCGAAGCTGGGATATAAGAAGTGTATCGTCCCCAAGCTCGCAGCAAATTCGCTGTCGGAGATGCAGGGAGGGCCGGAGACGATGGAGATTGTGGGATGTAATAATCTGAAGGAGATGATTAACTCTGTTTTCACAAGTAACTGGTGA
- the LOC125205392 gene encoding protein CHUP1, chloroplastic isoform X1 — protein MAVKGKRDGPISPVLFKFGVALAFSLGGFVFTFLRSKRIMLPKPKPKASPPSPGKADSDVGADHPPLKKLNIPRVSSRNSMSDVSSSEGRSVGDRDGFLFHELDQLVKEYDMETDDASRRKSGLSSEHKVEPTEEEEREIVSLRRKVQILEEREKILESQLLEYYGLKEQENAVLELQNRLRVHNMEAKLYNIKIESLQSDNKKLQAKVADYEKVVAELESAQAKITLLRKKLRFEAEQNREQILRLQEKVMKLQDQDSKAVEADQDSERNHRLEKELEETKRYNHSLKLENLELAQKIESLQILAKSTLDDKEVQALKEESQLLRRQNEDFRKEIDQLQADRCTDVEELVYLRWINACLRYELRNYQPGPDETIARDLSKTLSPKSEEKAKKLILAYANREGTGCKDPDLEELYHDDWSISQNSYLTDSGDPDDLPIDNLHDSKASYRNKRRVFTKLMKLLRGKDNDHRVQTTPALLRQRAASVDDALSRTDGDGFTKTATTSSATSSRQSFDLQRSYSQGRKSATAESSRRMSEDSSLSIFRSFDTIAGYDDSPSSGSQPGQEAQSAAKTELVKYAKALKDSRPRPRRRSVTFGSF, from the exons ATGGCTGTGAAAGGTAAAAGGGATGGTCCCATAAGCCCTGTGCTTTTCAAATTTGGTGTTGCTTTGGCTTTTTCCCTTGGTGGGTTTGTCTTTACTTTTCTCAGAAGCAAAAGAATTATGCTTcctaaaccaaaaccaaagGCTTCACCCCCTTCTCCAG GTAAGGCTGATTCAGATGTTGGGGCTGATCACCCTCCTTTGAAG aagTTAAACATCCCAAGAGTCTCTTCTCGGAATTCTATGAGTGACGTCTCCTCCAGCGAGGGTAGGAGCGTTGGAGACAGAGATGGCTTTCTCTTCCACGAGCTGGATCAGCTCGTAAAAGAATATGACATGGAAACGGATGATGCTTCCCGGAGGAAGAGTGGACTGTCTTCAGAACACAAAGTCGAGCCAACTGAggaagaggagagagagatcgTTAGCCTAAGGAGGAAGGTTCAAATTCTCGAAGAAAGGGAGAAGATCCTCGAGAGTCAGCTGCTCGAGTACTATGGCCTTAAAGAACAGGAAAATGCAGTCTTGGAGCTTCAAAACCGGCTTAGAGTGCACAACATGGAGGCTAAGCTCTATAACATTAAGATCGAGTCCTTGCAGTCGGATAACAAGAAATTGCAGGCTAAAGTGGCTGATTATGAAAAGGTCGTTGCAGAGCTTGAATCTGCGCAAGCCAAGATAACACTGCTGAGGAAGAAGCTTAGGTTCGAAGCTGAACAGAACAGGGAGCAGATCTTGAGGCTTCAAGAAAAAGTTATGAAGCTGCAGGATCAGGACTCGAAGGCCGTTGAAGCCGATCAAGATTCGGAAAGGAACCATCGTTTGGAGAAGGAGTTAGAGGAGACGAAGAGGTATAATCATAGTTTGAAGCTCGAAAATTTGGAGTTGGCTCAGAAAATAGAGAGCCTACAAATACTTGCTAAATCTACTTTAGATGATAAAGAG GTTCAAGCACTTAAAGAAGAGAGTCAGCTTCTAAGACGACAAAACGAAGATTTCAGGAAGGAAATCGACCAGCTCCAAGCTGACCGGTGCACAGATGTTGAGGAGCTCGTCTACCTCCGATGGATAAATGCCTGTCTCCGCTATGAGCTGAGAAATTATCAGCCCGGCCCGGATGAAACCATAGCTAGGGATCTCAGCAAGACGCTAAGCCCCAAGTCGGAAGAAAAGGCGAAGAAACTCATCCTTGCATATGCAAATAGGGAAGGCACTGGATGCAAGGATCCGGACCTTGAGGAACTTTATCACGATGACTGGTCCATATCCCAGAACTCGTATCTCACCGACTCCGGTGACCCCGATGATCTCCCCATCGACAACTTGCACGACAGCAAAGCAAGTTACCGGAACAAAAGGAGAGTCTTCACCAAGCTGATGAAGCTGCTCCGAGGAAAAGACAACGACCATCGTGTTCAGACAACACCTGCCTTGCTTAGGCAGAGAGCTGCATCTGTGGACGACGCTCTGAGTAGAACAGACGGTGATGGTTTCACTAAGACAGCAACAACCTCATCTGCTACTTCGTCCAGACAATCTTTCGACCTGCAGAGATCCTATTCGCAAGGTCGGAAGAGTGCCACAGCAGAAAGCTCTCGAAGAATGAGTGAAGATAGTTCTCTGAGTATATTCAGAAGCTTCGACACAATAGCTGGATACGACGACTCCCCGTCTTCTGGCTCTCAGCCTGGTCAGGAAGCTCAAAGTGCTGCAAAAACTGAACTCGTGAAATATGCCAAGGCATTGAAGGATTCTCGTCCTAGACCTCGACGAAGATCAGTCACTTTTGGTTccttttaa
- the LOC125205392 gene encoding protein CHUP1, chloroplastic isoform X2 — MAVKGKRDGPISPVLFKFGVALAFSLGGFVFTFLRSKRIMLPKPKPKASPPSPGKADSDVGADHPPLKLNIPRVSSRNSMSDVSSSEGRSVGDRDGFLFHELDQLVKEYDMETDDASRRKSGLSSEHKVEPTEEEEREIVSLRRKVQILEEREKILESQLLEYYGLKEQENAVLELQNRLRVHNMEAKLYNIKIESLQSDNKKLQAKVADYEKVVAELESAQAKITLLRKKLRFEAEQNREQILRLQEKVMKLQDQDSKAVEADQDSERNHRLEKELEETKRYNHSLKLENLELAQKIESLQILAKSTLDDKEVQALKEESQLLRRQNEDFRKEIDQLQADRCTDVEELVYLRWINACLRYELRNYQPGPDETIARDLSKTLSPKSEEKAKKLILAYANREGTGCKDPDLEELYHDDWSISQNSYLTDSGDPDDLPIDNLHDSKASYRNKRRVFTKLMKLLRGKDNDHRVQTTPALLRQRAASVDDALSRTDGDGFTKTATTSSATSSRQSFDLQRSYSQGRKSATAESSRRMSEDSSLSIFRSFDTIAGYDDSPSSGSQPGQEAQSAAKTELVKYAKALKDSRPRPRRRSVTFGSF; from the exons ATGGCTGTGAAAGGTAAAAGGGATGGTCCCATAAGCCCTGTGCTTTTCAAATTTGGTGTTGCTTTGGCTTTTTCCCTTGGTGGGTTTGTCTTTACTTTTCTCAGAAGCAAAAGAATTATGCTTcctaaaccaaaaccaaagGCTTCACCCCCTTCTCCAG GTAAGGCTGATTCAGATGTTGGGGCTGATCACCCTCCTTTGAAG TTAAACATCCCAAGAGTCTCTTCTCGGAATTCTATGAGTGACGTCTCCTCCAGCGAGGGTAGGAGCGTTGGAGACAGAGATGGCTTTCTCTTCCACGAGCTGGATCAGCTCGTAAAAGAATATGACATGGAAACGGATGATGCTTCCCGGAGGAAGAGTGGACTGTCTTCAGAACACAAAGTCGAGCCAACTGAggaagaggagagagagatcgTTAGCCTAAGGAGGAAGGTTCAAATTCTCGAAGAAAGGGAGAAGATCCTCGAGAGTCAGCTGCTCGAGTACTATGGCCTTAAAGAACAGGAAAATGCAGTCTTGGAGCTTCAAAACCGGCTTAGAGTGCACAACATGGAGGCTAAGCTCTATAACATTAAGATCGAGTCCTTGCAGTCGGATAACAAGAAATTGCAGGCTAAAGTGGCTGATTATGAAAAGGTCGTTGCAGAGCTTGAATCTGCGCAAGCCAAGATAACACTGCTGAGGAAGAAGCTTAGGTTCGAAGCTGAACAGAACAGGGAGCAGATCTTGAGGCTTCAAGAAAAAGTTATGAAGCTGCAGGATCAGGACTCGAAGGCCGTTGAAGCCGATCAAGATTCGGAAAGGAACCATCGTTTGGAGAAGGAGTTAGAGGAGACGAAGAGGTATAATCATAGTTTGAAGCTCGAAAATTTGGAGTTGGCTCAGAAAATAGAGAGCCTACAAATACTTGCTAAATCTACTTTAGATGATAAAGAG GTTCAAGCACTTAAAGAAGAGAGTCAGCTTCTAAGACGACAAAACGAAGATTTCAGGAAGGAAATCGACCAGCTCCAAGCTGACCGGTGCACAGATGTTGAGGAGCTCGTCTACCTCCGATGGATAAATGCCTGTCTCCGCTATGAGCTGAGAAATTATCAGCCCGGCCCGGATGAAACCATAGCTAGGGATCTCAGCAAGACGCTAAGCCCCAAGTCGGAAGAAAAGGCGAAGAAACTCATCCTTGCATATGCAAATAGGGAAGGCACTGGATGCAAGGATCCGGACCTTGAGGAACTTTATCACGATGACTGGTCCATATCCCAGAACTCGTATCTCACCGACTCCGGTGACCCCGATGATCTCCCCATCGACAACTTGCACGACAGCAAAGCAAGTTACCGGAACAAAAGGAGAGTCTTCACCAAGCTGATGAAGCTGCTCCGAGGAAAAGACAACGACCATCGTGTTCAGACAACACCTGCCTTGCTTAGGCAGAGAGCTGCATCTGTGGACGACGCTCTGAGTAGAACAGACGGTGATGGTTTCACTAAGACAGCAACAACCTCATCTGCTACTTCGTCCAGACAATCTTTCGACCTGCAGAGATCCTATTCGCAAGGTCGGAAGAGTGCCACAGCAGAAAGCTCTCGAAGAATGAGTGAAGATAGTTCTCTGAGTATATTCAGAAGCTTCGACACAATAGCTGGATACGACGACTCCCCGTCTTCTGGCTCTCAGCCTGGTCAGGAAGCTCAAAGTGCTGCAAAAACTGAACTCGTGAAATATGCCAAGGCATTGAAGGATTCTCGTCCTAGACCTCGACGAAGATCAGTCACTTTTGGTTccttttaa
- the LOC125205394 gene encoding GDSL esterase/lipase APG-like, with amino-acid sequence MGAFLAYTLVFAALCSYANSQLVPAIVTFGDSTVDVGNNDYLQTVFKANHPPYGQDFSNQEPTGRFCNGKLATDITAETLGFTTYAPAYLSPQASGKNLLLGANFASAGSGYDDNTAALSHVIPLSQQLQYFREYQTKLASVAGSENASSIIKDALYLIGAGNSDFLQNYYINPFLNRHYTVDEYSSYLVSIFSNFVKSLYGLGARRIGATSLAPTGCLPLARTIFGQHERGCVSSFNTDAQQFNKKINAAASQLQNQLPGLKIVIFDIFKPIYDLVANPKKYGFVEATKGCCGTGTVETTFVLCNQKSGTCSNATEYVFWDSVHPSQAANQVLADSLIISGISLIG; translated from the exons atgGGAGCTTTTTTAGCTTACACATTAGTTTTTGCTGCATTGTGCAGCTATGCAAACTCTCAGTTAGTTCCGGCTATCGTGACGTTTGGAGATTCGACCGTTGATGTCGGAAACAACGACTACCTTCAAACCGTGTTTAAGGCCAACCACCCTCCCTACGGCCAGGATTTCTCCAACCAGGAACCTACCGGAAGATTCTGCAACGGAAAATTGGCTACTGATATTACCG CTGAGACTTTGGGATTCACGACCTACGCGCCGGCGTATCTCAGCCCTCAGGCGTCGGGGAAGAATCTTCTCCTCGGAGCCAACTTCGCCTCGGCTGGCTCCGGATACGACGACAACACGGCTGCACTAAGC CACGTGATTCCGCTGTCGCAGCAGCTGCAGTATTTCAGGGAGTACCAAACCAAGCTAGCAAGCGTGGCCGGGAGCGAAAACGCGTCATCCATCATCAAAGACGCGCTATACCTCATTGGCGCTGGCAACAGCGACTTCCTGCAAAACTACTACATCAACCCTTTCCTCAACAGACACTACACCGTCGATGAGTACTCCTCCTACCTCGTCAGCATCTTCTCCAACTTCGTCAAG AGCTTGTATGGACTTGGAGCAAGAAGAATCGGAGCTACTTCACTCGCGCCAACAGGCTGCCTTCCTCTGGCAAGAACCATATTCGGGCAGCATGAACGCGGATGTGTTTCGAGCTTCAACACCGATGCTCAGCAGTTCAACAAGAAGATCAATGCAGCTGCTTCTCAGCTCCAGAATCAGCTTCCCGGGTTGAAGATCGTCATCTTTGATATCTTCAAGCCCATCTACGACCTTGTCgccaatccaaaaaaatacg GCTTCGTGGAGGCGACCAAAGGCTGCTGTGGGACGGGGACTGTGGAGACGACGTTTGTTCTGTGCAATCAGAAGTCGGGGACATGCAGCAACGCGACAGAGTATGTGTTTTGGGACAGTGTTCATCCCTCTCAAGCTGCAAACCAAGTTCTTGCCGATAGTCTCATCATCTCCGGAATCTCTCTCATTGGTTGA